The region AATTCGAGCGGTGTCAATTCCAGACCGGGACGGAAGTGGCATTAGAAGTCCCCACGCGCCTGAAAGGCCATCCATGACGATTCTTCGCGGGGCCTCGTGTAACGCTTCAGCCACAGGCGCCCGTCATACCCGATCATGAGATCCGAAGCGGTCGGAAAGACCTCGGCAACGGGTCGATTGTCGCTGATGGCAGCCTCGTGCCCTGCGCTCCAGCCCGGGCTTCCGGGACCGCCATGCTCGGCGATGTAGTCCTCGTGAGCCGCTTGTACGTGCACGCCGGTCACCTTCTCTGTCCGGATCCGACCAGCGTATGATGCGGCGCAGCCGGAACGTTCCATCCAGGATCCGAACCTCCGGTTCCCGCGCGGTGGTCATCGCGACGGTGGACGAGCGGGCGGCTACCAGCGAAGACGCCTCGAAGAGTGGCTCGACGAAACCGGCGAATCCCGGCATCGCAACGAGCCGCTTTCCCGGCAGGGTCGCAAGCGTATCGAGAACGGAACCATCGGGGCCATGTGCGATCGCCAGGTAGTTCACCGGAGTGGCGAAATGGTCACCCGCTCCGCCAGTCGCCTGCGTCACATTCACTGAGGCGCCCCCGTCCAGCACGCCGCCAGGAGGGATGAGGGTGTGCAGGGAAAAGTCGTCTGGAGCCATGGAGCGGATGAACACCCCGTCCGCGGAAAAGATGTTGAAGCGCCAGGGCAGGTAGTCGCCTACCCAGAGGGTGTCACCCGGCAGGACCCATAGGAGCCAAGGGCTGCGAAATTCACCGGGTCCCTCGCCACGACCACCCATGGAAACGAGGTGTGCACCGGATTCGGCGAACACGCGGACTTTTCGGCTGGAGCCGTCCACGACCGCCACGGAGCCGTCGGCGAGGCGGGCCGCATGGCGCACCTGAAAGAAGATGTGGGGAGCGTCCCCTTCGCGTGCGCCGATCGAGAGGATCGGCTCGTCGCCGATTGCGCAGCGAGCCTCCGCGGTCGTCCACGGATCGCTGGTGACCGATTTCGATGCCGGCGCTGTCGGTGACCATGGCCGAGGAGCGGTCGGCAGGCGCGCCGTTGCCGCACGCCGCGATAGCGGCAATGGCAATGGGCATGGCGGCATGGGTGGTTGGGGAACGCTTTGATCGTCATCCGGATCCTTCCAGCGATCGGCTGACTACGGCGGGTCTAGGCTTTAGACGGCCACTTCAAGCCACGGGGATTCCGGTGTGGCCATGGAGCGGTGGCAAAGCGTCCGGCACTCGACCGGGGAGGTGGACGAGAAGCCGAGGAAGGTGGTGGTGGTTGTGGATGGGAAATCGTACGTGCCCGCTCGCGGTGCGCCAGGGTATCGTAGAAGAGACCACCACGGCCTGCACTCCACCTCATCGGGCTACGATTTCGGCAGCGGGTTGTCCCGGAGTTGCGCGAGTGCCTCCAACTGCCTCGGGATGTCGGAGACGTGCGAGAAGGCGAAACGCACGTTGCCACTGGCGTCCAATACAAAGTACGCCGGAGTCCCACTGACGCCGAAAGCGTTCTGGGCCTCTGCATCCAAATCATAATACACGGGATAGCTCACGCCTCGGGCCGCAATGAACTCTTCCATGCCCGGACCGGGCTGGTCGTCAGTCGTGACAGAGAGGATTTGGACAGCGTTGGGATCAAGGCGTTCGCGGAGACGCAGCACCTGCGGAATCTCGTCGACAGAATATGCACAGCCCCGCGTCCAGAAGACGAGCACGGTGGTCCTGCCCGCGACGAGGTCCGGAACGGGCATACGGTTTCCGTGCTTGTCGGCGACGCTGTTGGGGCGGGGGGCCCACCGGACGGTGTCCGCGAGGATGCGCGGAAGCATTCGTGCTTCGGCCGACTCGAGAAGAGCGCGCCATTCCGGGCCCTCGGGATTCTGCCCGACCAGGGCCGCCAGCGAATCCGCCTCGGCGATACTTGTAAGGGGATCGACCGCGACAACGGCGTAGTCACGCGTCGCACCCGCGATGTCTCCCCGAGACAACTTCAGGTCAGCGAGGCGTTGGAAGACCGCGGGGTCCACCGCTGTGGCGACCGCCTCCTCAAGAGCCTCCAACGCCTCGTCTTCCTCTCCCGCAGCGGAGAGAAGCTCGCTGTAAGTCACCAGCCGGTCCGCCCACTGTCGGGCCCGGGTTCGTGCATACTCGCTCACGGTCCGGCCAAGTGGTCTTCTGGGATGCACCACGAGATCTGCGGGTTCCCGTCCGGCTCGCGCAGGGCGTTCCAGTCCCTGGCGCGCGAGTTCCAGCGCCCGTTCTCGTCGCTCGGGAAAGCTGGCCAACACTCTTGCGGCAGAGAATTGGCTTCCCCGATCCGCAAGCATTCTTTCGATCCAGCGGTCGGTCGCTGCCAGGTCGTCAGCGGCCATCTGCAGCGCCCAACTCAGCATCTGTGATCCGGTACCCTCCGCGTATGGCCAATACTCTTCGAACGCTGCCAGCGCGGCGTCGGCGTCACGGTCCTCGAAGAACTTGCGGAGGGTCTCGATTCCAACGATCTGCGCCCACGAGCGCGTGCCCCTGCCCTCGTCTCGAGCACGCTCTGTCCAAAACGCCAGGGCGACCGAGTCCTCCACGTCTTGCGCGTAACCCTGGATCGCTACGACGGTCGCCGGGGAGAGTTGAGTCCGGTGGGCATACTCTTCATGAAGGCCCCTGAAGTTCTCCTGGTGCCAAGCAAGCAGGCTGTCGCTTCCGGTGGAACCGAGCGCCACATCCTCGTGGAACCGCAGCACACTCCAGCCTCGCAGGGAGTCGGGATAGAGTTGCATTGCAAGCCGATTGGACTCGTAGGCCGTGATCCAGTTGCGGCCGGCATGGTCGTAGGCGCGCTGAATCAACGAGTGGTAGAGAGGCTCGCCGTCCTCCCCGTGCACCAACAGCTCGAACAGCTTCCCGCCATTGGCGTCGATGCGCTCGCCAGCGTTATTCTCGACCACGAAAGCAGCGTACACGATGTCGTCGGAAAGGGTGAAGCTCGCGGCGAAGGTGCCCTTGACAGCCGGCTCCAGCGTGGCGACCTGAATGTTGTCCAAACGGCGATTGTACTGGCCATCTCGGTCCGTCCGGAAGTGACCGCGCAGCACGAGCTCTTGCTCGCCTGCCAGCATCTCGATCGGAGTATAGGTGGCTAGCATGCGAGAGTTCGGCACCGGCGCCTCGGGCGAGAAGCGTAGTCGCGTCTCCGAAGCAAGCTCTTGTCCATTCACGGCGCGCGGGATTGGCCCGAGGACCCACCAGACCATCAGTCCGTACCGAACGATTCTCTTCGCCGTCTCAATCATCGGATGCTCTCCCCTCGTCTGGAGTCGCCATGGCCAACCATCGCTGGTACTCGCGCCGTTGGCGCTTCACCAACCGACATCTGGGTGGCTCTCGGGCTCCCGCTCCAGCCGGTTCACGTCAAGTGGCAGACCCTGCTCTAGCCATCGTAGGATGTCATTCCGGCCACGTGCATTCGCCACGACCAAGTCATCGCCGGTCTTAATCGTGGATTCGGACGAGTAGGAACTCGTATCGACAAGACGCTCGACTACGATCACCTGGGGCGTCGAAGCCGCAGCCTTGCCTTCTCGCCACGCGAATCGCACGACTTGCTCGTTGAGCCAACTTCCGCCGACGGCGATTTGGTCAAAGGCCGTGCCAACGGTCCCTCCCCCAATGTCCGAAAGGTACGCGAGCCCCGCCTCGGGGTCCTCGTCGATCGCCACGCCCACAACTTCAATGTGAGCGTACTTGATTCCGTAGGCAGAGCGCATCCTCTCCCGGATGAGACCAAAGGCTTCCCTGATCTCGGGCAGGTTGGACCACCCGCAATCCGACGCCCCGATGACGAAGGCAACCAGGTGCGTGCCGTCGACCGAAGCAAACGGGTTGGTAGGCGCGTCGGGAATGGGGCCTTCCGCGCGAATGCTATCCGCTCCCGTCGCTTGCATTGCCTCCAGCGGACTCGGTGCCGCCAGGTAACCGACCAACGTTGACACAAAGAGAACGGAGAGTACCAGAGGATTCCGAGCAACCGACCTCAGGAGCTTTCCGTTTCGCATTCTTATCTCTCCGTTGCTGAACCGGACGTTTTTAGACGGGACCGCGTTCCCGACGGCTAGGAAACAAAGATGCGGGGTGCCGCGGCCCGGCGTTAGCGGGAGATTCCCGCAACCGCTGACGGGAGAACTACTGATTCCCAGGACGGGAAAATCCCCCCGAGGCTTTCAACGGCCCGCCGGTTGCGCCGCGGCCTACTCCTGTTCGCTGCCGCTCAACAGCCCGCTTTCGAGGGCGAACCGCACGATGTCGGTGCGGCCGGTCAGGCCCAGCTTGCGCCGCGCGCGCGCCAAATACCCCTCGACCGTCTTCGGACTGACGAACATCCTCCTGGCCGTCTCGCTGGCGGTGAAACCGCGGGCGCACAGCTCGATCACCGTGCGTTCCCGCGCCGACAGGGCGTCCAGTCCTGGCACCTCCCGGGCGCGCTCGCCCTTGCTGCGCGCGAGAAGCTCGGCGGCTTGGCGCGGAAGGTAGGAGTGCCCGCGGGCAAGGGCTTCGATCGCCCCGATGAGGTCCGTGTCGGCCACCGACTTGTTGAGATAGCCCGTCGCCCCGGCGTCGAGCGAGCGCGCAAGCTGATCCTCCTCATCGTGCACGGTCAGGACCAGAACTCTGGCGTCGAGGTCGAGAGCTGTGATCTTGCGCGTGGCCCGGATGCCGCCCATGCCGGGCATCGCCAGGTCCATGATGACGACATCGGGTTCGAGCCGCTCCGCGTCGGCCACGCCCTCCTCGCCCGAAGATGCCTCGCCCACAACCTCGATCCGGCCGGTGGATTCCAGCAACGCCCGGAGTCCGGCGCGCACGACCTTGTGATCGTCGATCAACAGCACGCGGATCTTCTTCAAGGCCCGCGGACCCCCGACATCGCTGGCGCGCCCCGGGCGGGAACGGTCAGCCGAACCAGCGTGCCGCGCCCGGGAGCTGTACTGATCGTCACGTCACCGCCAACCATGGCGGCACGTTCCGTCATGCCCGTGATGCCCACATGGTCGTAGGGCTCCGCAGACCCGGGATCCCGCAACTCAAACCCCCGGCCCCGGTCCCGGACCTCTGCGACCACGTAACCGCCGCCGGACCCGACCCGGACCATCGCCGAACGCTCGCCGGAGTGCCGCGCGGCGTTGGCGACAGCCTCCTGGACCACCCTGTAGAGCGTCAGAGCCGTCGTTTCGTCCAACTCGTCGTCCACGTCGCCGACCTGGGCATTCACCTGGAAGCCGGTGGAATCCCGAAGGAGGTGGAAGTGATCGCGCAGTGCGCCTGCCAATCCCTGGTGCTCGAGCTCCGGCGGCCGGAGCCCGCGGATCAATCTCTTCACCGCATTGAACGTGTCCAGGATCTCGCCGCTGATCTGCTCGCCCTCCCGCGTCCGTCGCCCATCGTCCGTCTCGTCTCGCATGAGCTTGACCCGGACCTTGAGCGACACGAGGCACTGCAATACTTCGTCGTGCAGTTCGAGCGACAGGCGTTTTCGCTCCTGCTCCATCGCCGCCACCATCAAGCCGGAGCGCTTGCGCATCCGCTCCCATGCCGAGATGTCCCGGATCGCGCAGATGACGTGGCCCGCCTCCCGGGGTGGGGTCCAGGGACTCAGGCTGATCTCCACGGGGAACTCGGTGCCGTCCCTGCGCAGCGCGTACAGCTCGAGTCCGGCACCCATCGGTCGGCTTCGCGGCTGCCGGACGTAGTGCATCCGGTGGTCGAGGTGCGCTGCCCGCTTATGCGACGGTACAAGCCGCTCGACCGAAGCACCCGTCAGCGCTTCGCGGCTCCACCCGAACATCCTCACCGCCTGCTCGTTGACATCGAGGATGAGACCCTCGGAGTCCACAATCAGCGTGGCGTCCGGAGAAGCCTCGAACACCGCCCGGTAGTGGTCGTCGTCGGAAAGCAGGCTGCCCTCCAGCAGTCCGGGCGGCACACGGCAGGAAGTCACGCGAGCCTCAGAATAACGGGCGGCTCTGCCGCTTGCCAGTCGGCAGGACGCTCAGAGCCCGCACTCGAACGTGTGCTAGGCGGCGTGGTGTTCGGGGTCCGATGGCGGGATTTTCCCGTCATGGCTTTGAGGGGGATTCCCGTCACGAATTCCGGGGTTTTCCCGCTATTGAGGCTGATATGCATTGCCGAGATTGGAGTATCGGTTCGGACCGCGCTGGTCCGGCCAACTAACGGTATCCGCACCTAGTATCAGGAGGAAGTAACCATGAGGCGTTCGTATCTCAACATCCTGGCCGCCGTGACGATTCTGGTTGGCGGATGGGTCGTCGCGTCCCCGTCTCCCGTGCTGGCAAGCAGTGCCTGCTGCCGTTCGGACAGCGGCGTCACGTGCTGCGGCCCCTATTGCATGGCAGGCCCGGACGCTTGTGTCATCTGCAGTGATCCGGAGGACTGCCAGAACTGATGCACACCCCGCGAGCGTGGGTCATTCGGATCCTGCCGGTCCGGCCAACTTGAACGGTACCCATTTCAGGAGGAAGTAACCATGAGGCGTTCGTATCTCAACATCCTGGCCGCCGTGACGATTCTGGTTGGCGGATGGTTGGTCGCGTCCCCGTCTCCGGTGCTGGCAAGCAGTGCCTGCTGCATCGCGGACAGCGGGCTTTGGTGCTGCGGCCCCTATTGCATGGCAGGCCCGGATAGTTGTGTCGTCTGCAGTGACCCGGAGGACTGCCAGAACTGATGCGCACGACCGCTCTCCTCCTGTTGCTGGCCGGTTGCGGCGAACCGTTTCGGTCCGCCGATCCGTTGGAAGATGCCCGGTCGTGGGCGGTCGAGGATTCCTGGATTGAAGTGGAGCTGGCGAGCGTCTCGGATCCACTTCTTCGACTTTCCGACGTGCGGGGAGTCGCCGTGGACTCCAAGGGTCGGATCCATGTGGTGGACGCGTTGGAGGGCGGTGTGATCGTGCTATCGCCCGGTCTGCGGCACTTGCACACCGTCGGGCGCGCAGGCATGGGCCCCGGCGAGTTCGAGTTGAAGCAGATCCAGATCCTGCCAGGAGACACACTCTTCGTGTTCGACGCCCGCCTGCAGCGTGTCACGATCATCGAACCCGACGACTTCGAGGTGGTCGACGTGTTCCCCCAACCCAACTGGCGACACGGCCCGGTGACCAACCTCTGGAGGCTCGCGGATCGCGGACGATCCCTGGCGCTGGTGCGCCGTCCGTTCTACGCCGGCGAGGACGAGACGGCGGATCAGGGCCGTACGGATGCGATCCTGGCCATTGAAGAAGGGGAGGAAGCTGCCCCCGACACAATCCTGGTTGCGCCTTCGCGGGAGTTCCTGGTTGCGCGCGGACCCGGATCAGTCGCCGTCGGGACTCATCCGTTCGGACGGGAACCGTTCATTCGGCTCATCGGACGCGACCGATTCGTGTACGCCAACTCGGGGGCCTTGGACGTGAGCATCGTCGACTTCACCGGATCGACCGTTCACTCCTTTTCGTTCGCCACCGTTGCCATGCCGGTGACGTCGGAACAGTTGGCGTCGGAGGCCAAGAGGACTTCCGGTGGGCTTGCCGACGTGCTGCGGCAGGGTGATCCGTACGTCTGGCCCGCCTTGGCGGGCCTGGTTGTCGACGAACAAGGCCGAATCTGGGTGGGCGTCCGCGGGCATCAGGACGAGCTTGAGTGGGAGTGGGCCGCGTTCACGCAAGATGGTGCGCACGCGGGATCGGTCCGACTCCCCGCGGGACAGGTCGTCGAGGCCGCTAGGGATGATCGGCTCTACGCGGTTGCCCACGACAGCATGGATGTGCCCCGGATCCGCGCTTATCAACTTCGCCAGGAGCGAGCAGGGTCATGAAAAGGACGCTCGAAAACGTCGTAACGCTGGTGCTGGTCGTTTGCGCACTGGTGGTTACAGTCGCGGTGGTCAGGAAGGAATTCACCGCACGTGGGGGTTCTCCAACTGCGGACGAACCGCGTGAGATCAATGGATGGCGGGATCTGACGAGCGCAGGCATCTGGCTAGGATCGAGGGACGCGCCGGTCGTGATCGTCGAGTTCGCGGATTTTCAGTGCCCGTTCTGCGCGGTCGCGGCACGAAGTCTGCGCGAGCTTCGCTCCCGCGTGGATGAGGTCGCAATCCTTTACCGCCACTTCCCCCTCGATGCGATCCATCCCCATGCAACCGACGCCGCCATTGCCGCGGAGTGCGCCGCCGCACAGGGAATGTTCGAAGCCTATCACGACCTGCTGTTCGCAGAACAGCGGGCGATCGGTTCCATCGAGTGGACGGACTTCGGTGAAAGAGCGGGAGTACCATCCGATGTCCGAATTCTCGACCTGTATGGACGAGAACTGGTCGTCG is a window of Gammaproteobacteria bacterium DNA encoding:
- a CDS encoding TlpA disulfide reductase family protein; translation: MLATYTPIEMLAGEQELVLRGHFRTDRDGQYNRRLDNIQVATLEPAVKGTFAASFTLSDDIVYAAFVVENNAGERIDANGGKLFELLVHGEDGEPLYHSLIQRAYDHAGRNWITAYESNRLAMQLYPDSLRGWSVLRFHEDVALGSTGSDSLLAWHQENFRGLHEEYAHRTQLSPATVVAIQGYAQDVEDSVALAFWTERARDEGRGTRSWAQIVGIETLRKFFEDRDADAALAAFEEYWPYAEGTGSQMLSWALQMAADDLAATDRWIERMLADRGSQFSAARVLASFPERRERALELARQGLERPARAGREPADLVVHPRRPLGRTVSEYARTRARQWADRLVTYSELLSAAGEEDEALEALEEAVATAVDPAVFQRLADLKLSRGDIAGATRDYAVVAVDPLTSIAEADSLAALVGQNPEGPEWRALLESAEARMLPRILADTVRWAPRPNSVADKHGNRMPVPDLVAGRTTVLVFWTRGCAYSVDEIPQVLRLRERLDPNAVQILSVTTDDQPGPGMEEFIAARGVSYPVYYDLDAEAQNAFGVSGTPAYFVLDASGNVRFAFSHVSDIPRQLEALAQLRDNPLPKS
- a CDS encoding response regulator transcription factor, translating into MKKIRVLLIDDHKVVRAGLRALLESTGRIEVVGEASSGEEGVADAERLEPDVVIMDLAMPGMGGIRATRKITALDLDARVLVLTVHDEEDQLARSLDAGATGYLNKSVADTDLIGAIEALARGHSYLPRQAAELLARSKGERAREVPGLDALSARERTVIELCARGFTASETARRMFVSPKTVEGYLARARRKLGLTGRTDIVRFALESGLLSGSEQE
- a CDS encoding PAS domain-containing sensor histidine kinase, with protein sequence MTSCRVPPGLLEGSLLSDDDHYRAVFEASPDATLIVDSEGLILDVNEQAVRMFGWSREALTGASVERLVPSHKRAAHLDHRMHYVRQPRSRPMGAGLELYALRRDGTEFPVEISLSPWTPPREAGHVICAIRDISAWERMRKRSGLMVAAMEQERKRLSLELHDEVLQCLVSLKVRVKLMRDETDDGRRTREGEQISGEILDTFNAVKRLIRGLRPPELEHQGLAGALRDHFHLLRDSTGFQVNAQVGDVDDELDETTALTLYRVVQEAVANAARHSGERSAMVRVGSGGGYVVAEVRDRGRGFELRDPGSAEPYDHVGITGMTERAAMVGGDVTISTAPGRGTLVRLTVPARGAPAMSGVRGP
- a CDS encoding thioredoxin domain-containing protein: MQPTPPLPRSAPPHRECSKPITTCCSQNSGRSVPSSGRTSVKEREYHPMSEFSTCMDENWSSNRVAEDLRAAQWAGLQWTPSIIVNGTLLPGTPDLEMLQTHVARALREMDEKTR